In Kitasatospora sp. NA04385, a single genomic region encodes these proteins:
- the crgA gene encoding cell division protein CrgA: MPKSRLRKKADYTPPPSTATAVKISSGRSWVAPLMLVFFLVGLVWIVTYYVTSGDWPVGSWNNWNILVGFGFIAAGFGVSTQWK, encoded by the coding sequence GTGCCGAAGTCTCGACTCCGCAAGAAGGCCGACTACACGCCGCCCCCGAGCACCGCGACGGCCGTGAAGATCAGTTCCGGCCGGAGCTGGGTGGCACCACTGATGCTGGTGTTCTTCCTGGTCGGCCTGGTCTGGATCGTCACCTACTACGTGACCAGCGGCGACTGGCCGGTCGGCAGCTGGAACAACTGGAACATCCTGGTCGGCTTCGGCTTCATCGCGGCGGGCTTCGGCGTCTCCACCCAGTGGAAGTGA
- a CDS encoding class E sortase translates to MGTAIRGGRRRGRPAAVLGLLGEVLITLGLVLALFVGYSLWWTDVVADRSAGRMGDRLRQTWTAPAAPPEGSGTAPVPQYAAGDGVGFLHVPAFGPGDQTLIRMGTTAEVLNEGVAGVYEEPYRSAMPWDAEGNFALAAHRDGHGAKFHDLDRLAVGDPVVVETKDAWYVYKVAGTLPQTSKYDVGVVAPVPEGSPFTGPGRYLTLTTCTPVYTSRYRMAVWAELVRVDPVDARRTPPSELR, encoded by the coding sequence ATGGGCACAGCCATTCGGGGCGGGCGGCGGCGGGGGCGGCCGGCAGCGGTCCTGGGGCTGCTGGGGGAGGTGCTGATCACCCTGGGGCTGGTGCTGGCGCTGTTCGTCGGGTACTCGCTGTGGTGGACGGACGTGGTGGCCGACCGGTCCGCCGGGCGGATGGGGGACCGGCTGCGGCAGACCTGGACCGCCCCGGCGGCGCCCCCGGAGGGCTCCGGCACGGCGCCGGTGCCGCAGTACGCGGCGGGGGACGGGGTGGGCTTCCTGCACGTGCCGGCCTTCGGGCCCGGCGACCAGACGCTGATCCGGATGGGCACCACCGCGGAGGTGCTCAACGAGGGCGTGGCGGGCGTGTACGAGGAGCCGTACCGCTCGGCGATGCCGTGGGACGCGGAGGGCAACTTCGCGCTGGCGGCGCACCGGGACGGGCACGGCGCGAAGTTCCACGACCTGGACCGGCTGGCGGTGGGCGACCCGGTGGTGGTGGAGACCAAGGACGCCTGGTACGTCTACAAGGTCGCCGGGACGCTGCCGCAGACCTCCAAGTACGACGTGGGCGTGGTGGCGCCCGTCCCCGAGGGCTCGCCGTTCACCGGCCCGGGCCGCTACCTGACGCTGACCACCTGCACGCCGGTGTACACCTCCCGGTACCGGATGGCGGTCTGGGCCGAGCTGGTCCGGGTCGACCCGGTGGACGCGCGGCGCACCCCGCCGTCGGAGCTGCGCTGA
- a CDS encoding class E sortase encodes MVLARLLGEVFITLGAVMLLFVSYQLWWTNVLADRDAGAASDKLEQQWAQQPVPSGGGSTPAPQTAFQPGQGFAIIHIPKLGLDYPIAEGTDKQKVLDHGLVGHYTGTAMPSDPEGNFAVAAHRTTHGQPFRKIGQLVPGDRIVVETATAYYTYEVAGGIPETPPSNVTVLQKVPKGSPFTAAGRYLTMTTCTPEFSARGRLIVFGKMVEERPRSQGQPEALTGRH; translated from the coding sequence GTGGTGCTGGCCCGGCTGCTGGGGGAGGTGTTCATCACCCTCGGCGCGGTGATGCTGCTGTTCGTCTCGTACCAGCTGTGGTGGACCAACGTGCTGGCCGACCGGGACGCCGGCGCCGCCAGCGACAAGCTGGAGCAGCAGTGGGCGCAGCAGCCCGTGCCGTCCGGCGGCGGGAGCACCCCGGCGCCGCAGACCGCGTTCCAGCCCGGGCAGGGCTTCGCCATCATCCACATCCCGAAGCTGGGCCTGGACTACCCGATCGCCGAGGGCACCGACAAGCAGAAGGTGCTCGACCACGGCCTGGTCGGCCACTACACGGGCACCGCGATGCCGTCCGACCCGGAGGGCAACTTCGCGGTCGCCGCGCACCGCACCACGCACGGGCAGCCGTTCCGGAAGATCGGGCAGCTGGTGCCGGGCGACAGGATCGTGGTGGAGACCGCGACGGCGTACTACACGTACGAGGTGGCGGGCGGCATCCCGGAGACCCCGCCGAGCAACGTGACGGTGCTGCAGAAGGTGCCCAAGGGCTCGCCGTTCACCGCCGCGGGCCGCTACCTGACGATGACGACATGCACGCCGGAGTTCAGTGCCCGGGGAAGACTGATCGTGTTTGGCAAGATGGTCGAGGAACGGCCGAGGAGCCAGGGCCAGCCGGAGGCGCTGACCGGGCGACACTGA
- a CDS encoding aminodeoxychorismate/anthranilate synthase component II, with the protein MTSAGRAPRILVVDNYDSFVFNIVQYLYQLGAVCEVVRNDELAVADVRPRAGEEGYDGVLLSPGPGTPEEAGVCVEMVHHCARTGLPLFGVCLGLQSIAVAHGAVVGRAPELLHGKTSPVLHEDGGVFAGLPSPLTATRYHSLAVDPATVPAELVVTSLTDSGVIMGLRHRELLIEGVQFHPESVLTEGGHRMLANWLAECGFPEAVGRSAGLAPVIGRG; encoded by the coding sequence ATGACCTCCGCCGGCAGAGCGCCCCGGATCCTCGTGGTCGACAACTACGACAGCTTCGTCTTCAACATCGTCCAGTACCTGTACCAGCTGGGCGCGGTCTGCGAGGTCGTCCGCAACGACGAGCTGGCGGTGGCCGACGTCCGGCCGCGCGCGGGGGAGGAGGGCTACGACGGGGTGCTGCTCTCCCCCGGGCCCGGCACGCCCGAGGAGGCCGGGGTGTGCGTGGAGATGGTGCACCACTGCGCCCGGACCGGACTGCCGCTGTTCGGGGTCTGCCTGGGCCTGCAGTCGATCGCGGTGGCGCACGGCGCGGTGGTCGGGCGGGCGCCCGAGCTGCTGCACGGCAAGACCTCGCCGGTGCTGCACGAGGACGGCGGCGTCTTCGCCGGCCTGCCCTCGCCGCTGACCGCCACCCGCTACCACTCGCTGGCGGTCGACCCGGCCACCGTGCCCGCCGAGCTGGTGGTGACCTCGCTCACCGACAGCGGCGTGATCATGGGCCTGCGGCACCGCGAACTCCTCATCGAGGGCGTCCAGTTCCACCCGGAGTCGGTGCTCACCGAGGGCGGCCACCGGATGCTCGCCAACTGGCTCGCCGAGTGCGGATTCCCGGAGGCGGTGGGCCGCTCGGCCGGACTGGCCCCGGTCATCGGCCGGGGGTGA
- a CDS encoding rhomboid family intramembrane serine protease → MRPTPADGQGTGGGLPGCHRHPERETGVSCARCGRPVCPECMVPASVGFQCPDCVHGAEARQERDRQRPRTSAGALLALGDGALVTKALIGINLAVFLLTEYLAPALFGDLALRSIAPLPGLRLGVAEGPGEWYRLVSAMFVHAGVLHVAMNMFSLWVLGPQLERVLGRLRFLALYLVSGLAGNAFAYLLAPPDRWLNSVGASGAIFGLLGATAVLFKVSRTPMQPVIALLVVNLVLSFSLSGIDWRAHLGGLVAGAAVGAGMFYAPRERRNLVQGLAVAGGLALTLVMLLVGTARLPG, encoded by the coding sequence GTGCGACCGACGCCGGCGGACGGCCAGGGGACGGGCGGCGGGCTGCCCGGGTGCCACCGCCACCCCGAGCGGGAGACCGGGGTGAGCTGCGCGAGGTGCGGCCGGCCGGTCTGCCCGGAGTGCATGGTGCCCGCCTCGGTGGGTTTCCAGTGCCCGGACTGCGTGCACGGCGCCGAGGCCCGGCAGGAGCGGGACCGGCAGCGGCCCCGGACCTCGGCCGGGGCGCTGCTGGCGCTCGGCGACGGGGCGCTGGTCACCAAGGCGCTGATCGGGATCAACCTGGCGGTGTTCCTGCTCACCGAGTACCTGGCGCCCGCGCTCTTCGGCGACCTGGCCCTGCGCAGCATCGCCCCGCTGCCGGGGCTGCGGCTGGGCGTGGCGGAGGGGCCGGGGGAGTGGTACCGGCTGGTGAGCGCGATGTTCGTGCACGCCGGGGTGCTGCACGTCGCGATGAACATGTTCTCGCTCTGGGTGCTCGGGCCGCAGTTGGAACGGGTGCTCGGCCGCCTGCGCTTCCTGGCCCTGTACCTGGTGTCGGGGCTGGCGGGCAACGCGTTCGCCTACCTGCTGGCCCCGCCGGACCGCTGGCTGAACTCGGTCGGCGCCTCGGGCGCGATCTTCGGCCTGCTGGGCGCCACCGCGGTGCTGTTCAAGGTGAGCAGGACGCCGATGCAGCCGGTGATCGCGCTGCTGGTGGTCAACCTGGTGCTGAGCTTCTCGCTGTCCGGGATCGACTGGCGCGCGCACCTCGGCGGCCTGGTGGCGGGCGCGGCGGTCGGCGCCGGCATGTTCTACGCCCCGCGCGAGCGCCGGAACCTGGTGCAGGGGCTGGCGGTGGCCGGGGGGCTGGCGCTGACGCTGGTGATGCTGCTGGTCGGGACGGCCCGGTTGCCCGGCTGA
- a CDS encoding DUF881 domain-containing protein: protein MPDSTISSPSPAPRPRRGRIVGRALTCTVFALAGLLFYVSGRTAHGTDLRTDNSLLKLSDVIQQRSTQNQLLSEQVSADRERADRLATRQGQSPDDAARLAELQQAAGLDALRGPGLTVTLDDAPPDATARIPNVPEPDVNDLVIHQQDIQAVVNALWRGGAEGIQVMDQRLISTSAVRCVGNTLLLQGRVYSPPYVIRAVGRTDALRSAVDADPTIRNYLGYVTAYGLGWKVQENGDLTLPGYTGSADLRAATAP, encoded by the coding sequence GTGCCTGATTCCACGATTTCTTCCCCGTCCCCGGCTCCGCGCCCCCGGCGTGGGCGAATTGTCGGACGTGCCCTGACCTGCACCGTCTTCGCGCTCGCCGGCCTGCTGTTCTACGTCAGCGGACGGACCGCGCACGGCACCGACCTGCGCACCGACAACTCGCTGCTCAAGCTCAGCGACGTCATACAGCAGCGCTCCACCCAGAACCAGCTGCTGTCCGAGCAGGTCTCCGCCGACCGGGAGCGGGCCGACCGGCTGGCCACCCGGCAGGGGCAGAGCCCGGACGACGCGGCCAGGCTGGCCGAACTGCAGCAGGCCGCCGGGCTGGACGCGCTGCGCGGGCCCGGGCTGACCGTGACCCTGGACGACGCCCCGCCGGACGCCACCGCGCGGATCCCGAACGTCCCCGAGCCCGACGTCAACGACCTGGTGATCCACCAGCAGGACATCCAGGCCGTGGTGAACGCGCTGTGGCGGGGCGGCGCGGAGGGCATCCAGGTGATGGACCAGCGGCTGATCTCCACCAGCGCGGTGCGCTGCGTCGGCAACACCCTGCTGTTGCAGGGCCGGGTCTACTCGCCGCCGTACGTGATCCGCGCGGTCGGCCGGACCGACGCCCTGCGCTCCGCGGTGGACGCCGACCCGACCATCCGCAACTACCTGGGCTACGTGACCGCGTACGGGCTGGGCTGGAAGGTCCAGGAGAACGGCGACCTCACCCTGCCCGGGTACACCGGCTCCGCCGACCTGCGGGCCGCCACGGCCCCCTGA